In Saccharospirillaceae bacterium, the sequence CCAGTTGGCTGATTTCTTCAGGGATCTTGCGCCTTTCGAAACGTGATTCCATTGCAGTGGATATGGAAGTAGCCGTGCGTAATATCAACTTAGGCCTGATGCTGAAAGCCATTATTTTCCCAGCGGTATTGGGTCAGAAAGACCCGGTAGGCGATACTGTATTGTTGGCGTTGCTGTTATACGGCGGTGTGATGTTGTTCATGGCTGGTGCTCTGATTACTGTGCATCGGTTTACCGGGCACAAAATTGCATCAACGGCTGTGGTTGATTAGACGCTGCTTAGTAGCCCTGATGCCGTTTTATTGATTAAGTTATTGCCTGAAAGATAATCCTGCATCAGATTTTCAACACTGGCAGATTGGTTCTCTTCTGTATCGGTGTTAACAATCGTATCGAAGTTAAAGTCTTCGACAATTTCACGTTGAGACTGCTGCTTTTCGAGCATTGCGCTCAGCAACTCACCTTGTTCGCTTTCGGTATAGATAATATTACTCGACGCGATATCGAAACGGGTACGACGAAAATCAGAGCCATCTGCGTCAGGTTGTTCCGTATAGCTACCTGTTAATGTGAAACTCTGTTCTTGCTGAACGGATGTCTTGCCACGGTCTTGCTGTTGTTGTGTCTGCAGCGATAAGCTGAGATCAAAACGACGTTCTTTTAATGCATCATTATCTTTTGGGGGTTGATCATTACGGCTGGAGAAACGGAAATCAAAGTCTGGTAAAGGAAGCAACAGGCGGCTTTGACTCAACCCATTGCCGCTTAATGAATTATTCCGTTGTTCGAGTTGTTTTTGTTGTGCAAGGTTCAATTCTGATTGGCTGAACTCGAAGCCGACCGCCAATACATCTTTCATCATACTTTGCTGCATATCATCAGCCTTGGCCTTCTTAGCACTTTGATCCAACAAATCCAGATAACTTTCGATGGCTTGTTGTTTGCCTTGCTGTTGATAATTGAATGGGTTGACTTTATCCAGCGTAAACTCAGCATCATTACCATCAAAACTGAAACGAATCTCACGCTTTTCCTCGCTGTTACTGTACTCCAGTTTTAAATCGGCCTGGCCGCCACCGTCGCCAGTAATTGACAGCTTACTCAGGGTATCGAAGTCTGATAGATTAAGGTCTTTGAGTGACGGCTTGCCTTGATTGAAATAGCCGGAAGCAAATCTCTCCAGTTGCTCTGCAAATTGCTGCAGTTGTTTTTGTTCTTCGTCAGTCAGTTCTCCTTCAATATTAAAGCTGACTTCCGTACGGTTAAAACTGGCAAACTGACCGGGAATACTGGCACTCATCCCATCCGATTCAAACAGTACTGTATCTGGATTTTTACCAATACCGGAAAAGCTCTGTAGTTGAAACGAGATATTGGCACCGGAGCGAGTGGTGAGACTGAGGTCAAAACTCTGCGTACGACGCTCTTCTGATATCGAAAACTCACTGAAATCGACTGGCTGATTCGCGCGGGTTTTGTCGGTGTAATACTGATAGCGACGCATTTCCTGGTCATAGGTGGTCTCGCCACTGTTCAGCAATTCAGCAAAGCGCTCTCCGGCACCGTTAAATCGATTGTTCTCTTTAATACCGAAGCTGAAGCCATCCAGCTGTTGCTGAAAACCTGCACTGGTACGGGTCTGTTGTTCGGTGTTGCTGATGGTTGAAGTGCGGACGGCAACTGGCTGATTGAATATCGCTGGGGAGCTTACAGCGCTTGGCTGACCAAGCTGGACTCTTACACCTTCGGTTGTGACACCTTTTGCCGGGCTGAGTGACTGGCTGGCAGGGTTTACTTGGATATTGCCGGATTGCAGCTGCGTCAGGGCATCCGTACCCTGACGGGAGAGTACATTCGCAGCTGGAAGAAAAGGAGGCACTTTCATTGTAATCATCCATTAAACCCATATTTTCCGGTTATCGGCTGAGTTCAGGATATCTTTATCATTTTGTTAGTAGTGCTGGAGTTGCATTTTATAATGACAACTTCCCCGGCGTAATTTTGGCGATTGCTTTAAACTCTCGTGTCATATGGGCCTGATCACTGAAACCCAGCTCCACTGCAACGTCGGCTAATGGCATCTGGCTATTTGCCTGAATAAAACGGATGGCCTTACGGATGCGAATAATACGCTGGTAGTTCTTTGCCGTTATCCCCAAGCGGAGTTTAAACAAACGCTCAATCTGGCGCTGACTCATTCCGATTTTGTCGCTTAATTCGGTGAGCGCTTCGGCGTCATTCAAGGTGGATAATATCTGTTGAATAGAATCCGGAGCCCGGCTTTCTGTTATCAGAGCTTGCTCAGCCCATCGATACAATTGTTGTACCCGTTGCCGGTTGCGAATAGCTGCCGAATCGTTTCGGCTGCTATTGTCAGATACAGGCCCAGGATCGTGATTAATTTCCTGCTGCAAACGATCGAATAACTCATACAGTTGATACGCGTTGTCATCGTTGCGTGGTAGCAGGGATAATTCATCATAATGGCGACCAAGAATTTTATACCCCATCGCCGGGTGAAAACGGAAACCGGCCAGAATCGAACCTGGTTTCATTACCAGCAGGTCAGTCTGTTTATTAATCGGTAGCATGACCACACCCTGTTGTAAGGCTTCGCCATCCACCACAACATCACCCGCCAGAATCAACGCGATACCGCTACAGGCATCGGCGAGTAGTGTTTTTTCCACAACCTCACTGGCACAAACCGAAGCTGACCAGATTCCCTGAACGACATTGGCCAGTGGCCCTGCAGGGTGGGATAGCTGCAAATCAAAGGCAGAATTCACGGATCGTTATTTCCATGGTTGGCTACGTTAAGTCTTGTCGCTTTTATAACGCAGTAACTGATACTTTGTAAGCGCTTATCCCTGTATTGGTAACCGTTGCTTCTACGATGTGTAAGAACCGACAGCAGGTTTAAAGGTTTTTGCCACCCGGTTCCAGCTGTTGATTGCATTAATCGCCAGTGTTAAATCAACCATTGCCTGCTCCCCCAGTGCTGTGCTGACCTCGTTATAGCGCTGATCATCAATCGTCAGACCCGATGTCAGATGTTCTGCCCAAGCCAGTGCGACCCGCTCTGTTTCCGTATACATCGGCATGTCCCGCCAGGCGCTTAAACCAATAATACGCTCAGCACTTTCACCCTGCTGCTGTGCCTGAGTGGAATGCATATCGATACAAAAAGCGCATTGGTTGATCTGCGATACACGAAGTTTCACCAATTCCCAGGTAGTGCCGGGCACCGTTTCTGAAACACTGAATTGTTGGCGCAGATAGTTTTCCTGTTCCAGCAACAGTTCCATCGCTTTGGCGCTCAGAGCGAAGTAGTTAGCTCGGGTTGTCATAGTGTATATCCTCGTTTCTCTGTTATTCATCAGTATTTGGATACACAGTACGCGAGACTAAAAACCGGGTATTGAATATTTTCGACCTCCCGGTTTTTCTCTCTCTTTTTTTATTGCAGAACCATGATATTAATCGATGGTGATAATAATTTTACCGACTGCCCGGGCACTTTCGCTGTGTTTAATAGCATCGTTGGCCTGCGCTAATGGATATACGGAATCCAGCGTTACCTGAATTTTTCCCGCATCAATCAGTACGCGGATGGCGGTTAAGTCGTCGGCGTTAGGCTGCACCCACATACGGCTGAAATGAACGCCGGAGTTATCAATGGTCGGCTGATCAATTTCGTCCAGCGTTGATACTACAAAACCACCTGGTTTGGTTATCGCCAGTGCTCGTTCAACGACCTGGCCGCCTGTGGTGGTGATAAATACCACATCCGGTTCAGAAACCACGTCATCAAATTCCTGTTGCTGGTAATTAATGACTAGGTCGGCACCCAAACGTTTTACGTAGTCCATATTCTTTTCAGAGGTGGTAGCGATCACCCGAGCACCCATGGCTTTAGCAATCTGAATGGCAAATCCACCAACACCACCAGAGCCTCCGAGAATCAGCACCGTTTGGCCGGGTTTCAGCTGGGCATCATTTTTTAATCCCTGGTAGGCCGTTGTTGCGGCCAGCGGTACGGCGGCACTTTCATTCAGCGATAATGTTTTTGGTTTTGCGACAACCAGATTGGCATCGACCGCCAGGTATTGCGCCTGTGTGCCTTGTTGGTCAATTGGCGCAAATACAAATACCGGATCACCGTTATTAAATTGTTGTACCTGGCTGCCACAACGGACGATCTCTCCGGCAGCGTCCCAGCCTAATACCAATGGCAGCTGGTGGGCTCCTGAATCTGCCATCATGCCGTTACGTACGTGAAAATCCACTGGGTTTACCCCGGCCGCCGCTACCTTAATCAGTACCTGATCCGGTTTTATCTGAGGTATAGCTAAGTGGCCAATAGTCAGCTCGGTGTCGCTGCTGTAACTGT encodes:
- a CDS encoding helix-turn-helix domain-containing protein, with translation MNSAFDLQLSHPAGPLANVVQGIWSASVCASEVVEKTLLADACSGIALILAGDVVVDGEALQQGVVMLPINKQTDLLVMKPGSILAGFRFHPAMGYKILGRHYDELSLLPRNDDNAYQLYELFDRLQQEINHDPGPVSDNSSRNDSAAIRNRQRVQQLYRWAEQALITESRAPDSIQQILSTLNDAEALTELSDKIGMSQRQIERLFKLRLGITAKNYQRIIRIRKAIRFIQANSQMPLADVAVELGFSDQAHMTREFKAIAKITPGKLSL
- a CDS encoding carboxymuconolactone decarboxylase family protein gives rise to the protein MTTRANYFALSAKAMELLLEQENYLRQQFSVSETVPGTTWELVKLRVSQINQCAFCIDMHSTQAQQQGESAERIIGLSAWRDMPMYTETERVALAWAEHLTSGLTIDDQRYNEVSTALGEQAMVDLTLAINAINSWNRVAKTFKPAVGSYTS
- a CDS encoding NADP-dependent oxidoreductase — its product is MTDNTEMKAAFINSYSSDTELTIGHLAIPQIKPDQVLIKVAAAGVNPVDFHVRNGMMADSGAHQLPLVLGWDAAGEIVRCGSQVQQFNNGDPVFVFAPIDQQGTQAQYLAVDANLVVAKPKTLSLNESAAVPLAATTAYQGLKNDAQLKPGQTVLILGGSGGVGGFAIQIAKAMGARVIATTSEKNMDYVKRLGADLVINYQQQEFDDVVSEPDVVFITTTGGQVVERALAITKPGGFVVSTLDEIDQPTIDNSGVHFSRMWVQPNADDLTAIRVLIDAGKIQVTLDSVYPLAQANDAIKHSESARAVGKIIITID